The genomic window GGCCGAGGTCATCGCCCGCACCGTCAACCGCGAGGGTCTGGACAGCTATCAGTCCACCCTGATCGTCAAGAAGGGATCGGGCATCACGCTCGATCAGGTCATGGCGTGCGGCAAGAAGTACAACTTCGGCATCGGCGACGCCCAGTCGACGTCGGGCACCCTGGCTCCGCTGACCTTCCTGTTCAATCCGCGTGGCGTGGTCCCCAGCCAGTGCTTCAAGACCGTGCGCTCGGCTAACCACCAGGCCAACGCCTTCGGCGTGGCGACCGGCGTGATCGACGTGGCGACCTCCAACAGCGTGAACACCATCTTCATGCGCAAGGAAAACCCGCAACTGGCCGGCCAGATCGAGGAAATCTGGACCTCGCCGCCCATCCCCGAGAGCGGCATCGTCGTGCGCGAGGACCTGGATCCGGCGCTGAAGGAAAAGATCCGCAGCTTCTTCCTGACCTATGGCCAGGGCGAAGGCGCCGAGGCCGAGCGTCAGCGCAAAATCCTGGCGGACCTGGAATATTCCCGCTTCACCGCCGCTGACGACAGCTATCTGGACCCGATCCGCGAGATGATCGCCGACCAGAAGCTGGGCGAGGCCCGCGCCAAGGGCGATACGGCCGCCGCCGCCGCCGCCGAGCGCGAGCTTCAACGCCTGCGCAGCCTGCGTGAGGTCCGGCCTTGACCGCAGTCGCGTCTACCGCCGTCGCGATTCCGGCGGCGCCCAAGAAGTCCGCCCTCGCCTGGGTCGCCGACGTCCTCGTCTGGGGCGGCGTCGCCGCCGTCCTGCTGTACAGCATCGACGCCGTCGATCTGGGCAACATCTCGCGTCTGTTCGCCGGCAACGACAGCACCCAGCTGTTCGTCCACGACCTGCTGCGTCCCGACTTCAGCGACTGGAAGATGTTCGTCGCCAAGATGTGGGAGACGGTGCAGATCGCCCTATGGGGCACCTTCCTGGCCGTGATCCTGGGTATTCCGCTGGGTCTGGCGGCGGCGCGCAACATCGCGCCCGTCTGGGTCGTGACGCCGGTGCGCTGGATCATGAACCTGCTGCGTTCGGTGCCGGATTTGGTGATCGGCCTGCTGTTCGTCACCGCCGTGGGCCTGGGGCCTCTGGCGGGTGTTCTGGCCATCACCCTGAATACGGCCGGGGTTCTGGCCAAGCTGTTCTCGGAAGCGGTCGAGTCGATCGACAAGGGTCCGGTCGAGGGCGTGCGCGCCACCGGCGCCGGCAAGCTGCACGAGATCGTCTGGGGCGTCCTGCCTCAGGTCGCGCCGCTGTGGACCTCGTTCGCCCTGTACCGTTTCGAATCCAACAGCCGGTCCGCGACAGTGCTGGGTCTGATCGGCGCGGGCGGCATCGGCCAGGTGCTGTTCGACAGCATGAACGCGTTCGATTTCCGCGCCGTCTCGGCCATCGTCATCGTCGTCGTCGTCGCCGTGACCCTGATCGACACCCTGTCGCAGGTGATGCGCCGCCGCCTGCTGTAGCGGCGGCGGTCCCTTTCGCGGGCCCATTCTCGGGACTGTCATAATCCTCTGCTCTAAGCATCGCGAAATCGATGCTCAGGGAGAGCCTTGGATGATCCGCACACTGAAACTGGCGGCTTCGGCCGCCGCCCTTCTGGCCCTGGCGGCCTGTGGCGACAACGGCGGGGGCGGCTCCGCCTCCGGCGCGCGTTCCGGCATCTGGGCGGCCGGTTCGTCGACCGTCTTCCCCTTCGCCACGCGGGTCGCCGAGACCTTCGCGCGCGGTTCGGGCGGCGCGGCGCCGCGCGTCGAATCGCTGGGCACCGGCGGCGGCATCCAGGCCTTCTGCCAGGGCGTCGGCCCGACCACTCCGGACATCGCCAACGCCTCGCGTCAGATGAAGCAGTCCGAGTTCGACCTGTGCGCCAAGAACGGCGTCACCGACATCGTCGAGATCAAGATCGGCTTCGACGGCATCGTCATCGCCACGGCCCGTAACGGCAACGGCTTCAACTTCGAACTGAACGACCTGTACGAGGGCCTGGCCAAGGAAGTGCCGGGCGCCAACGGTCAGTTCGTCCCCAATCCGGCCAAGACCTGGAACCAGGTCAACGCCGGCCTGCCGAACCAGCGCATCCAGGTCTATGGCCCGCCGCCCACCTCGGGCACGCGCGACGCCTTCTTGGAGCTGGGCATGACGCCGGGCGCCAAGCTGGTGCCGGCCGTCAAGGCGATCGAAGGCGACAAGGACCGGTTCGAAGCCATCGCCCACACCCTGCGCGAGGACGGCGCCTGGATCGATTCCGGCGAGAACGACAACGCCATCGTCCAGACCCTGACCCGCACGCCAGGCTCGCTGGGCGTGTTCGGCTATTCGTTCCTGGAGCAGAACCTGGACACGGTGAAGGCCGAGACCATCGACGGCGTCGCCCCGACCGCCGACACCATCGCCAGCGGTGAATACCCGCTGTCGCGCAGCCTCTACATCTATGTGAAGAAGGCCCATATCGGCGTCATTCCGGGCCTGCAGCAGTTCGTGCAGGAGTTCCTGTCGGAAGGCGCCGCCGGCAAGGGCGGCTATCTGGCCGACCGCGGCCTGATCCCGCTGCCGGAAGACCAATTGCTGGCTCAGCGCGCGACCATCGCCGCCATGACGCCGATGGCCCGCCCCGCCAAGTAAGGCGGAACCCGACCGCCGTTCCGCCCCTTCTTTCACCGGTTCGCCCCGTTGAAGCGCGAAGCGCTTCAACTGAAGCGCACGAGGCCGTAGAAGGGGCGGGATAGCTGTCAGGATGATTTGATGACCACCACGCCCGCGCGCCTGCGCAAGGCCGTACTGCCCGTCGCGGGCCTCGGCACCCGGGTCCTGCCCGGCACCAAGACGACCCCCAAGGAACTGCTTAACGTCGTCGACCGGCCGATCCTGTCCTACATCGTCGAAGAGGCGCGCGAAGCCGGGATCGAGCACATCGTCTTCGTCACCGGCCGCTCCAAGGGCGCCATCGAGGACTATTTCGATCACCAGATCGAGCTGGAAGCCCAGCTTCTGGCCAAGGGCAAGACCGATATCCTGGAGATGATGAACGCCGAATTGGCCTTGGCAGGGGAGATGAGCTTCACCCGCCAGATGCAGCCCAAGGGGCTGGGTCACGCCGTCTGGTGCGCGCGCGACATCATCGGCCACGAGCCGTTCGCCGTCATCCTGCCCGACGTCATCGTGGACTCTCAGCCCGGCGCCCTGAAGCAGTTGGCCGAGGTCTATGCCGAGACCGGCGGCAACATCATCGGCGTGGAATCCGTCCCCGAAGATCAGACCCACAAATACGGCATTGTCGATCCGGTGAGCCGCGACGGTTCGCGCATCGTCATGAAGGGCATGGTCGAAAAGCCCGCCGCCGGAACCGCGCCGTCCAACCTGTCGATCTCGGGCCGTTACATCCTGCAGCCGGAGATCTTCGACCTGTTGGCGACGCAGGAAAAGGGCGCGGGCGGCGAAATCCAGCTGACCGACGCCATGGCGCGACTGATGGCGGACCAGAGCTTCACCGCCGTTGAATATGAGGGCGTGACCCACGATTGCGGCGACAAGATCGGCCTGTTGCGCGCCAACGTCGCCCTGGCCCTGAAACGCCCCGACCTAGGCGACGCGGCTCGCCAGGCGATCGCGGGCCTGCTCTGACGCTAGGGAAGGCGGCGGGGGTTCCGGTTTACGCCCGCCCCTGCTAACCCTCCGCGCAAATCATCAGGAGACGAACCATGGCGACTTCCGAAGGCTGGGACATGCCGACCGGCGACCTCATGAAGGGCAAGAAGGGCCTGATCATGGGCGTGGCCAACTCCAGCTCCATCGCCTGGGGCATCGCCTCGCAGCTGGCCGCCCAGGGCGCCGAGCTGGCCTTCACCTATCTGGGCGAGAGCTTGGAGCGCCGCGTGCGTCCTCTGGCCGAAAGCGTCGGCGCCAAGCTGCTGATCCCGGCCGACGTCACTGACGACGCCTCGATGGATGCGGCCTTCGCCGAGCTGGAAAAGACCTTCGGCACGATCGACTTCGTCGTCCATTCGGTGGCCTTCGCCAACAAGGATGAGTTGAAGGGCAGCTTCGTCGACAACACCACGCGCGACAGCT from Brevundimonas fontaquae includes these protein-coding regions:
- the galU gene encoding UTP--glucose-1-phosphate uridylyltransferase GalU — its product is MTTTPARLRKAVLPVAGLGTRVLPGTKTTPKELLNVVDRPILSYIVEEAREAGIEHIVFVTGRSKGAIEDYFDHQIELEAQLLAKGKTDILEMMNAELALAGEMSFTRQMQPKGLGHAVWCARDIIGHEPFAVILPDVIVDSQPGALKQLAEVYAETGGNIIGVESVPEDQTHKYGIVDPVSRDGSRIVMKGMVEKPAAGTAPSNLSISGRYILQPEIFDLLATQEKGAGGEIQLTDAMARLMADQSFTAVEYEGVTHDCGDKIGLLRANVALALKRPDLGDAARQAIAGLL
- a CDS encoding substrate-binding domain-containing protein, with translation MIRTLKLAASAAALLALAACGDNGGGGSASGARSGIWAAGSSTVFPFATRVAETFARGSGGAAPRVESLGTGGGIQAFCQGVGPTTPDIANASRQMKQSEFDLCAKNGVTDIVEIKIGFDGIVIATARNGNGFNFELNDLYEGLAKEVPGANGQFVPNPAKTWNQVNAGLPNQRIQVYGPPPTSGTRDAFLELGMTPGAKLVPAVKAIEGDKDRFEAIAHTLREDGAWIDSGENDNAIVQTLTRTPGSLGVFGYSFLEQNLDTVKAETIDGVAPTADTIASGEYPLSRSLYIYVKKAHIGVIPGLQQFVQEFLSEGAAGKGGYLADRGLIPLPEDQLLAQRATIAAMTPMARPAK
- the phnD gene encoding phosphate/phosphite/phosphonate ABC transporter substrate-binding protein, encoding MSLSRISPTRRLIAAAGAAVMILGLAACGGGEDKKAAGGAPSEITFSILSAEGQASAGPLWQPLLDDMSKAIGVPVKPYFGSNYTVLVEAMRGNHTQVGWFSAKPEVEAIDRAKAEVIARTVNREGLDSYQSTLIVKKGSGITLDQVMACGKKYNFGIGDAQSTSGTLAPLTFLFNPRGVVPSQCFKTVRSANHQANAFGVATGVIDVATSNSVNTIFMRKENPQLAGQIEEIWTSPPIPESGIVVREDLDPALKEKIRSFFLTYGQGEGAEAERQRKILADLEYSRFTAADDSYLDPIREMIADQKLGEARAKGDTAAAAAAERELQRLRSLREVRP
- the phnE gene encoding phosphonate ABC transporter, permease protein PhnE codes for the protein MTAVASTAVAIPAAPKKSALAWVADVLVWGGVAAVLLYSIDAVDLGNISRLFAGNDSTQLFVHDLLRPDFSDWKMFVAKMWETVQIALWGTFLAVILGIPLGLAAARNIAPVWVVTPVRWIMNLLRSVPDLVIGLLFVTAVGLGPLAGVLAITLNTAGVLAKLFSEAVESIDKGPVEGVRATGAGKLHEIVWGVLPQVAPLWTSFALYRFESNSRSATVLGLIGAGGIGQVLFDSMNAFDFRAVSAIVIVVVVAVTLIDTLSQVMRRRLL